Proteins encoded by one window of Panicum virgatum strain AP13 chromosome 7N, P.virgatum_v5, whole genome shotgun sequence:
- the LOC120683149 gene encoding cytosolic invertase 1-like — protein MESAAMRRASSLADPEDFDLTRLLNHKPRINVEWQRSFDDRSLSELSLSGAGAGGRGGWGGCGAGAGAESYESMYSPGGGLRSYCGTPASSARLSFEPHPLVGEAWDALRRSLVSFRGQPLGTIAAVDHSAGEVLNYDQVFVRDFVPSALAFLMNGEPEVVRNFLVKTLLLQGWEKRIDRFKLGEGAMPSSFKVLKDPKRGVDKLVADFGESAIGRVAPVDSGFWWIIILRAYTKSTGDMTLAEAPMCQKGIRLIMNQCLAEGFDTFPTLLCADGCCMIDRRMGVYGYPIEIQALFFMALRCALLMLKPDAEGKEIMERIVTRLAALSYHVRSYFWLDFQQLNDIYRYKTEEYSHTAVNKFNVNPESIPDWLLDFMPTRGGYFVGNVSPARMDFRWFALGNCVAILASLATPDQAAAIMDLIEERWEDLVGEMPVKICYPAIEGHEWQTVTGCDPKNTRWSYHNGGSWPVLLWLLTAACIKTGRLKIARRAIELAEARLARDGWPEYYDGKLGRYVGKQARKFQTWSIAGYLVAKMMLEDPSHLGMISLEENKAMKPVLRRSASWPV, from the exons aTGGAGTCGGCGGCGATGCGGAGGGCGTCGTCGCTGGCGGACCCGGAAGACTTCGACCTGACGCGCCTGCTGAACCACAAGCCGCGGATCAACGTGGAGTGGCAGCGCTCGTTCGACGACCGCTCCCTCAGCGAGCTCTCGCTctccggcgcgggcgcgggcggccgcgggGGCTGGGGCgggtgcggcgccggcgcgggggcgGAGAGCTACGAGAGCATGTACTCCCCCGGCGGCGGGCTGCGGTCCTACTGCGGcacgccggcctcctccgcgcggcTCTCGTTCGAGCCCCACCCGCTCGTCGGCGAGGCCTGGGACGCGCTGCGCCGCTCCCTCGTGTCCTTCCGCGGCCAGCCCCTCGGCACCATCGCCGCCGTCGACCACTCCGCCGGCGAGGTGCTCAACTACGACCAG GTGTTCGTGCGCGACTTCGTGCCGAGCGCGCTGGCGTTCCTGATGAACGGGGAGCCGGAGGTGGTGCGGAACTTCCTGGTGAAGACGCTGCTGCTGCAGGGGtgggagaagcggatcgacCGGTTCAAGCTGGGCGAGGGCGCCATGCCGTCGAGCTTCAAGGTGCTCAAGGACCCCAAGCGCGGCGTGGACAAGCTGGTGGCGGACTTCGGCGAGAGCGCCATCGGCCGCGTGGCGCCCGTCGACTCGGGCTTCTGGTGGATCATCATCCTCAGGGCCTACACCAAGTCCACCGGCGACATGACGCTCGCCGAGGCGCCCATGTGCCAGAAGGGCATCCGCCTCATCATGAACCAGTGCCTCGCCGAGGGCTTCGacaccttccccaccctcctctgcGCCGACGGCTGCTGCATGATCGACCGCCGGATG GGCGTGTACGGGTACCCGATCGAGATCCAGGCCCTGTTCTTCATGGCGCTGCGGTGCGCGCTGCTGATGCTGAAGCCGGACGCGGAGGGGAAGGAGATCATGGAGCGGATCGTGACGCGGCTGGCGGCGCTGAGCTACCACGTGCGGAGCTACTTCTGGCTGGACTTCCAGCAGCTCAACGACATCTACCGGTACAAGACGGAGGAGTACTCGCACACGGCCGTCAACAAGTTCAACGTCAACCCGGAGTCCATCCCGGACTGGCTCCTCGACTTCATGCCCACCCGCGGCGGCTACTTCGTCGGCAACGTCAGCCCGGCGCGGATGGACTTCCGGTGGTTCGCACTGGGGAACTGCGTCGCCATCCTCGCCTCGCTCGCCACGCCCGACCAGGCCGCCGCCATCATGGACCTCATCGAGGAGCGGTGGGAGGACCTCGTCGGCGAGATGCCCGTCAAGATCTGCTACCCGGCTATCGAGGGCCACGAGTGGCAGACGGTCACGGGTTGCGACCCCAAGAACACGAGGTGGAGCTACCACAACGGCGGATCCTGGCCAG TGCTGCTCTGGCTGCTCACGGCGGCGTGCATCAAGACCGGGCGGCTCAAGATCGCCCGGCGCGCGATCGAGCTGGCGGAGGCGAGGCTGGCGAGGGACGGCTGGCCGGAGTACTACGACGGCAAGCTGGGGCGCTACGTCGGGAAGCAGGCGAGGAAGTTCCAGACGTGGTCCATCGCGGGGTACCTGGTGGCCAAGATGATGCTGGAGGACCCGTCCCACCTCGGCATGATCTCCCTCGAGGAGAACAAGGCCATGAAGCCCGTGCTCAGGAGGTCGGCCTCGTGGCCGGTgtga